A stretch of DNA from Aciduliprofundum sp. MAR08-339:
AGAGATCCACTTGAGCGAGTAATAGGCCAGGACGAGGCAATAAAAATTGCGAAGATTGCAGCAATGCAGCACAGACACCTGCTCCTTGTTGGCCCACCCGGAACCGGCAAGTCGATGATAGCCCAAGCCCTGGCACTGCACCTCAAGCCCCCCACAGAGGAGATCAGAGTTGTGCACAATCCCCAGAATCCAGAAAGGCCCTTCGTGGAAGTTAAGAACGCTAGGGAGGTTGAGGCAGAAAGTATGGAACTGAGATCGGCAGAGGGAAAACTGATAGACCCAAGGGAAGCACCTGAGCATGTGGCCATAAAACTTGGATTCAAATGCGCGAAGTGTGGGACATATTCCTCACCATCGGAACTCGTGTGTCCAAAGTGTGGAACTCCCAAGGTTTCACAGACCACGCAGGGGCCATTTGCCGATATTTTTGGAGCCCTGGGGGCTGCATTTGGAATAGCCGCACTTCCACCAAGGGTCACCACCACGGTTTACGAGGGCGGTGTGGAGAAGGTAATCGTTTACGAGAGAGATGGTGATAAGATCAGAGTTTTCGATGAGAAAGCACTTGAAAAAAGGAGGGCCCTTGAAAAGAAGAAGCCCTACAAGGTGATAGTACCTCTCAAGAGAAACCCATTTGTCATGGCAACGGGCGCAAGCGAGACGGAACTTCTTGGAGATGTGAAACACGATCCCTATGGCGGGCATCCGCAGCTTGGCACCCCTCCCTACAAGAGAGTTGTCGCAGGAGCAATACACGAAGCCCATCAGGGTGTGCTCTTTGTGGATGAGATCACGCACCTTGGTCCACTGCAGAGAAACATTCTAACTGCAATGCAGGAGAAGAAGTTCTCAATAGCGGGGAGAAATCCTCAGAGCGCAGGGGCAAGTGTACGTGTGGACGATGTGCCCTGCGATTTCATACTTGTGGCTGCCTGCAACATTCAGGATGTCCCCAACATTCTCTCACCTCTCCGCTCAAGAATAATAGGAGAGGGCTACGAGGTTCTTGTGAATACAACAATGCCGGATACTGAGGAAAATAGGGCAAAATACGTTCAGTTTGTAGCCCAGGAAATTGCCTCTGACGGGCGCATACCACATGCCACCAGAGATGCTGTTCTTGCGATAATTGAGGAGGGTAGGAGGAGAGCCAAGGCAATAGACAATGAAACGGGTTTGACCCTCAGGCTCAGAGAAATGGGAGGACTCATCAGGGCCGCCGGAGACCTTGCAGTGTACAATGGCGATAGGTACATAGAGAGAAAGCACGTGGAAGCGGCCATTAAACTTTCAAAACCTGTGGAAGAGCAGATAAGGGATAGATACGGGGCCTATGAGGCGGGAGTGGCCAGAGATGTGAGTGCATCCCAAAGAACAGCCATATATAACTACTGGAATGAAAGTGATATTGATGGATACCAATAACCTCATTGAGATGGCAAAAAAGGCCAGGGAGAAAGCATATGCCCCATACTCAAATTTCAGAGTTGGTGCAGCAGTTGTTGCCTGCGGAAAAGTATTTACCGGCTGCAATGTGGAAAATGCATCCTACGGACTCACAATATGCGCTGAGCGGGTGGCCATTTTCAAGGCCATAAGTGAGGGATGCAGGAATATTGAGAGGATCGCAATATACGCAGAAAACATGCCCTATCCCTGCGGTGCATGCCTCCAGGTGATGGACGAGTTTTGCAAGGATAATTGCCAGATAATAATATCTGATGGGAAGAGGGTGGAGGAGTACTCCTTTAGGGACCTTCTTCCCAGAAGATTCTCCCTTCAGCAAAACGATTAAATTCTTTGCATCAATATACAATTGAATGCGCAGATGGAGAATCTACGGTTCCATTCTCATAATCCCCATATTTGGGGGGCTGGCAGCCAGGTTATTACGCATAGTTCTGGCCTTCACCCTTCGCAATATGGGACTGAGTGTTCTTGAAATCACAATTCTATCAAGCACTTTCATGCTTACCAGGGGTCTAAGTGCACCCATTATTGGAAAACTAGCAGACAAGAGCATCAGCAGATTGGTAATAATACTAATCGGATTCGTCGGGCTGGGGATTGATTCAATACTCTACCTGGTTGTACCCTACCCCTATATGATTGCCCTGAGAGCTCTGGATGGACTCTACGGTGCAATGGCATGGACCACAATGCAGGCCCTTGTACATCTATCTTCACCCATCAAATTCCGAGGCAGGCTTATGAGCTCCTACTTTATGATGGGAGGGCTGGGCGCTTCAATAGGCTACATATTTTACAATCTCCTGCTTGGGAACGAATACTGGGCCATAATAACCGTGACAATGTTCTATCTCATCAGTGTATTTTTTGCAATACCGCTTAGAGATGTGAAGGATAAGAAGGTAAAAAAGGAAGAAATGAGTAGGATGAAAAGAGATTTTCCCTCTTCACTTTACACCCTGAATTTCTTCTACGGTATGTTCCTATCCCTTGGAGCGGAGGTGCTCTGGTTCTATCTGGCAGAAAACATGGGATTTGGAAAATACAATACAACACTTTACCTCTCCATCTTCACATTCGTGGCCATATTCGGCACATTTTTCATGGGTCACATGGCGGATAAGAAAAGTTACTCCTACACACTATGGCTTCTCGCTCTTCTCTCCCTGATCTCAGGAACTCTCCTGATGTTGAACTCAAAAATCGTTGTGCTCATCGCCACACTGGTATTTTACATAAGTGGCAGGGGATTTCTACCAGTAGCCAGGAGTTTTGCCGCATCGAAGACCAAGACCCTAGGAACATCCTTGGGACTCGTGAATATGAGTTCAAACATAGGCTCTGTTCTCGCCCCCCTAATCGGAGGTGCAATGTACGATTCACTGCACCCCTATCGTGTATTCAACCTGAATATGGGTGCTGCAATATTTTTCATCATGGGCCTTCTCATAACGATAAACACCTACATTCTCCTTCATGCAAAAAATTAGATCGAGTTGAAAAATTCTTAAATTTTTTAATGCGGGGGGCCGGATTCGAACCGGCGAACCCCTACGGGAGTGGATCTTGAGTCCACCGCCTTTGACCTGGCTCGGCAACCCCCGCTCAATATGTCACAATCCGTGATTGTGGTTTAGGATTTAATTTTTTCTGGAATTGAGCGTAAGTTATATATTAGAAATAGGCATTAGCCGCCCTAATGAAAGCATCCACCTACGCACTTATGATAACAATTCTGGTTGTTGTAGCCGCTGTTACTGGCACGTATTTCCTAACAGGTCAGGGTAACAGCCAGCAGAGCGTACCCATAGTAAAGCCTGGAGATACAATATCCGTTAAGTACTACGGTTACATTTATTATGGCGGCGAGAGAAGAATTTTCGATACAAACATTAAACAGGTCGCGGAAGATAACATAACATATCCAAAGACTGTAAGTTACAAATGGACAGGAAATTTTGATCCCCTGACTTTTAAAGTTGGAAGTCACACAATGATCCCAGGCTTTGAAAAGGGAGTAATAGGGATGAAACTAAACGAGACAAAGACCATCGTTGTGCCACCCAGCGAAGGGTATCCATTTGATTGGAGCAAGGTTAAAAACTATTCACTTGTACAGACAATACCAGTTGTGCAGAACCTTTCTCTTGAGCAATTCAACAAGAGGTTTGGAAAGGTAAATCCACTGGATAATGCGGTGTACAGGGATAAAGAGCATGGATGGAATTGCCTAATTCTCAAAATAGATGCAACAAATAACATAGTTACGATAATGAACAACCCATCTGTTGGAAATTACTACCAGCCCTACAAGAACATAAGCGCCCTGCAGATATACGTGGAGAAAATCTCAAATGGGGTAATAACCTTCAAATACGTGATAGAACAAACGCCCATCCTGCTCCCCAACGGAGGAATCATCGACTGGCAAAATAACACAATGTTCCGCATAAATTTCAACAAGGAAGTTGCAGGTAAAACGCTCTACTTCGTTGTGACTGTGATAAAAATAAAGGAAGACTAAATCCCCTCCACATATTTTTTGAAATTCTCAATGGCCCTGTCCTTCTTCATAGGATAGCTCTCTATCTTTGCGTGCATGGCTATGGCATCTCCGCCTGTGGTCAATGCGGCCTTTTCCAGGTATGCCTGCTGCTTATCAAATCTCAAATAGAGCATTCCATGCTCGTCCACAAGTTCATCCAAGATAGGCAGGATTTCATCCACGATTCCCATATCCTTCATCCTTCTCCAGAAACGCAAAATCTCAGATTTCTTCTTTATTTGAAGCTGCAATATCACGATCCTGTTCCCATAATAGCCCTTTTCCTCAGATTCATCGAACCTATCATGACCAGTTATAAAGCCCATGGCCTTGCGAACCTTGTCAATATCCTCCGTGGCATGGACAAAGCAGCGGAAATAAATGTACTTGATCATGGTAGGTGAATGGAAGAACACAAATATATGTTTGCCCATACACAAATATGGATCCCAACAACGCCATAGAGGAGTACAACAAAATTGTCAGCACCCTTCAAAAACTCGGACTATCCCAGTACGAAATTCGGGCATTTCTTGCCCTTCTAATGCTTGGAGTGGGCTCTGCAGATGTCATAGCTAAAAATGCGGATATTCCACGGACATCAGCATACAAGGTTCTGGATTCGCTTGAGGAGAAGGGATTTGTGATATCCTCAAAGGGAAGACCAAAGATGTACAAGCCCGAGGATCTTGAGGTTATAAGGAGAAATATAATGAACGAGATAGACGAGTTGTTTAAAAAACTTGAATTTGTGGAGAGCATATTTATGGAGAAGGGAGAGCCACAACTCGTTTACACAATATACGGAACAGATAAGGTAATGAAAAAGATTGCTGAGATGATAGACATGGCTGAGAGAGAGATAATCATATCAACTCCAAAAATCTCTGAAATTCGAAGAAAGCTGGAAAAAAACATAGAAAGGGCAATAAACAGGGGCGTAAAAATAATAGTTGTTACCCAGCCAAACCAACGGGCTCCACCTGGCACACAGGTTTACAGAAAAACAGGACTCATGGCCACAGATATTGTGTGCGACAACAAGAGGGCTCTGCTGGCAAGCCCTGAACTAAATGCTTGCGGTTACACGGACAACCCGGCACTGGCCCAGCATCTGACGCACTTCATAAACATACTGATAGAGAAGGAGTGAAAGTTTTAAATCTTTTAACTTCATTAGTTCCACCAGTGGGGATAAAAATATTGCTTGTGGATGATAACGAAGAACTGCTGAAACTCTACAGCATATTTCTCAGGAGATACGATGTTCTCCTGGCAAAGAATGGCAGGGAGGCCGTTGAAATCTACAAGAAAGAATCTCCAAATCTCGTGATCATGGACATAAAAATGCCGGTTATGGACGGAATAGAAGCAACAAAACTCATCAAGGAATTTGATTCTGAGGCAAAAATAATAGGAGCAACGGCGTACCATGACAAATATGTGGAGGAGATGGTGAGCGCCGGAGCACTGGAAGTTCTCAAAAAACCATTCAAGTACAGGGACTTACTGAACATCATTGAGAAGTATACATGACCCTTCCTCCCACCAAGGTCATTTTGATCCTCATCTCCCGCATTTTGTCAAACTCGCCATCCAACACCACCAAATCCGCCACATAACCCTCCCGTATTTCCCCAAATTGAGGGCCAAAATACCTGGACCCCCGTGTGTAAGCTATTACAGCATCCTTTAAACCTATTTTCTGGGCATCGTACTCGCTCTCAACAGCCAGGCGTATCCCAAATAACGGGTCCATGGGCATACAGTCTGACCCAAACAGGAGGGTTTTTCCATAATTCAAAATTATTCTGTAAGGATTGTTTATTTTAAGCCACTGCTCACCGAGCATTTTCTCGTACAATCCACCCTTCTTTGCCCATTTAAGAAAATTCGGCTGCATACTCACCTCCTCGGGAAGCGTGGAAATGAAATCCTCATAGGCCAGTTCAAAGTGCTCAATTCTGTTCATTTTCTCCCCACCGTAGGCCCTAATAACATTCTCAATGGCATAATTCCCTATGGCATGGGTGAATATCCTTATCCCGTTTCTGTTTGCATCCTCAACAAATTTCTTCAACTTTCGCACAGAAAGCATTGGTTTTACTTCCTCACCATCCACGTATCTCGTTGCTGCCGTTTTGGCCCCTATGGAGCCATCTGCAAAAAGTTTAAAGGCACCGATTCTGAGATACTCGTCTCCAAATCCGCTTTTAATTCCCAGGGAACGAAGGTACCTGTAGGAAGATTCGTAGAAATTGGCATATATCCTGATTTTGAGCCTGCCCTCAGCGTGCATTGCCATGTACCTTCTCAAAGTATCCCCATCTGCAAAGTCGTGTACGCAGGTAACACCCTTTGAGAGAGCATAATCCTGAGCGTAGTCAAAATCAAGGGTTTTGCCAATATCAAGTTTCCTCAGCAATTTTTCAAGTTGCCCCTCCCTGACTATGCCTCCCTCACTCTCAACTCCAAACTGCCTCTCGGCCATGGTATTTATGGATGCCAGATGTCCATCTTCCCTTATAAGCACAACAGGTCTGCCGGGGCAGGCATTGTCCAGTTCATCCCTTTCCAAATATTTTTTATTTCTCCAAAAACTCTCATCCCAGCCACGACCCAACACTATTCTCCTGTTGCAACTCCTAGCCACAAGGGAAAGTACCGCATCACGGCTCAGGTTGGTTAGGTCGAGCTCGCTATGCATAAGCGCAATGTTACTCAGATGAGTGTGAGAATCGCAGAAACCGGGAAGAAGCCACGAGTCATGGAGATTTATTTTTCTGGCAGCATCTGGCAAATTTCCCTTTCCCACTTTCTCTATTCTGCCCTTTCGTATGAGCACATACTCGGCATCCTCATTATCAAATACCCTGACATTGTAGAGGAGCATGAATGGTAATCCACCAAGGAATATAAAAATATGAGTAAAGTTTATCTATCTGGGCTCTATGCTTCACTATGCGTCTATTTGGCACCAATGGAATTCGCGGAAGGGTGGGTGAGGATTTCACCCCAGAATTTTTGACAAAGATAGGGCTGGCAATAGGCTCGTACCTTCCAAGGAGTGCGAATGTGATACTCGGCACAGATACGAGGATATCTGGAGATATGGTTAAATTCGCCGTAATCTCGGGGCTCCTTGCCTCCGGAGTTAACGTTGTGGACATTGAAATTGCACCCACTCCTGCCATACAACTCTACACGAGAGAGCATGGAGATTTTGGAATCGCCATAACTGCAAGCCACAACCCCCCAGAGTTCAACGGGGTAAAATGCATTGCGGGAGATGGCACAGAACTGCCACGCGAGGAGGAGGAGAGGATTGAGAAAATATTCTTCTCGGAAAAATTCAGGATTGTGAATTGGGAGGATGTGGGAGATTATACAAAGGGAGGAAATGCAAGGGAAGAGTACATACGCTCCATACTTCAAAGGATTGACGTGGAGAGCATAAAAAATAAAAATTTCAAGGTGGTGCTCGATTGTGCCAACGGAGCATCCTGTTTCACATCCCCATATCTCCTGGAAACATTGGGATGTAAGGTAATAACCCTAAACTGCCAGCCAGATGGCAGATTTCCAGGTCACGAAAGCGAGCCAAAACCTGAGAATCTCAGGAACCTCGTGTCCATGGTAAAGGCCACAGGCGCAGATCTGGGTATAGCCCACGACGGAGATGCTGACCGGGCGATTTTCGTTGATGATAGGGGCAGGTATCTATACGGGGACAAAACACTCACCCTTGTTGCAGAATACGTAGTAAGGAATAAAAGCGGAATTGTTGTTACGCCTGTGAGTTCGTCCCTATCTCTTGAGGAGGTCGTGAAAAAACACGGGAGCAGGGTGCTGTACACCAAGGTGGGTGCACCGATTGTGGCAAGAAAAATGATTGAGGTAAAGGCCATTTTTGGTGGCGAGGAGAACGGTGGGCTCATATTTCCAGAGCATTTGGTTGCGAGGGACGGTGCCATGGCTCTGGCAAAGGTGCTTGAAATTCTGGCGAAGAGCGGAAAGAAACTGAGTCAGTTGATTGATTCCCTGCCACAATATTATCAGAAAAAAATAAGCGTGAGATGCGCCAACGAGAAAAAAGAGAGGGCCCTTGATATTCTCAAAGAAAAATTGAAAGGAGAGAGAATAAACACGATAGACGGAGTGAAGATAATGGGGGAGAGTTGGTGGGTGCTCATACGTCCATCGGGCACAGAACCCATCTACAGGATATACGCAGAAGCAAAGAGTGAGGAAGAACTTAACACTATTGTGGAAAGATACAAAAAAATTCTGGAGGATGCCGTGAG
This window harbors:
- a CDS encoding ATP-binding protein; the protein is MIDPKKGLSLNDFETTKEIIIPRDPLERVIGQDEAIKIAKIAAMQHRHLLLVGPPGTGKSMIAQALALHLKPPTEEIRVVHNPQNPERPFVEVKNAREVEAESMELRSAEGKLIDPREAPEHVAIKLGFKCAKCGTYSSPSELVCPKCGTPKVSQTTQGPFADIFGALGAAFGIAALPPRVTTTVYEGGVEKVIVYERDGDKIRVFDEKALEKRRALEKKKPYKVIVPLKRNPFVMATGASETELLGDVKHDPYGGHPQLGTPPYKRVVAGAIHEAHQGVLFVDEITHLGPLQRNILTAMQEKKFSIAGRNPQSAGASVRVDDVPCDFILVAACNIQDVPNILSPLRSRIIGEGYEVLVNTTMPDTEENRAKYVQFVAQEIASDGRIPHATRDAVLAIIEEGRRRAKAIDNETGLTLRLREMGGLIRAAGDLAVYNGDRYIERKHVEAAIKLSKPVEEQIRDRYGAYEAGVARDVSASQRTAIYNYWNESDIDGYQ
- the cdd gene encoding cytidine deaminase produces the protein MDTNNLIEMAKKAREKAYAPYSNFRVGAAVVACGKVFTGCNVENASYGLTICAERVAIFKAISEGCRNIERIAIYAENMPYPCGACLQVMDEFCKDNCQIIISDGKRVEEYSFRDLLPRRFSLQQND
- a CDS encoding MFS transporter, producing MRRWRIYGSILIIPIFGGLAARLLRIVLAFTLRNMGLSVLEITILSSTFMLTRGLSAPIIGKLADKSISRLVIILIGFVGLGIDSILYLVVPYPYMIALRALDGLYGAMAWTTMQALVHLSSPIKFRGRLMSSYFMMGGLGASIGYIFYNLLLGNEYWAIITVTMFYLISVFFAIPLRDVKDKKVKKEEMSRMKRDFPSSLYTLNFFYGMFLSLGAEVLWFYLAENMGFGKYNTTLYLSIFTFVAIFGTFFMGHMADKKSYSYTLWLLALLSLISGTLLMLNSKIVVLIATLVFYISGRGFLPVARSFAASKTKTLGTSLGLVNMSSNIGSVLAPLIGGAMYDSLHPYRVFNLNMGAAIFFIMGLLITINTYILLHAKN
- a CDS encoding FKBP-type peptidyl-prolyl cis-trans isomerase, yielding MKASTYALMITILVVVAAVTGTYFLTGQGNSQQSVPIVKPGDTISVKYYGYIYYGGERRIFDTNIKQVAEDNITYPKTVSYKWTGNFDPLTFKVGSHTMIPGFEKGVIGMKLNETKTIVVPPSEGYPFDWSKVKNYSLVQTIPVVQNLSLEQFNKRFGKVNPLDNAVYRDKEHGWNCLILKIDATNNIVTIMNNPSVGNYYQPYKNISALQIYVEKISNGVITFKYVIEQTPILLPNGGIIDWQNNTMFRINFNKEVAGKTLYFVVTVIKIKED
- a CDS encoding RNA-binding domain-containing protein, with translation MIKYIYFRCFVHATEDIDKVRKAMGFITGHDRFDESEEKGYYGNRIVILQLQIKKKSEILRFWRRMKDMGIVDEILPILDELVDEHGMLYLRFDKQQAYLEKAALTTGGDAIAMHAKIESYPMKKDRAIENFKKYVEGI
- a CDS encoding TrmB family transcriptional regulator, whose protein sequence is MDPNNAIEEYNKIVSTLQKLGLSQYEIRAFLALLMLGVGSADVIAKNADIPRTSAYKVLDSLEEKGFVISSKGRPKMYKPEDLEVIRRNIMNEIDELFKKLEFVESIFMEKGEPQLVYTIYGTDKVMKKIAEMIDMAEREIIISTPKISEIRRKLEKNIERAINRGVKIIVVTQPNQRAPPGTQVYRKTGLMATDIVCDNKRALLASPELNACGYTDNPALAQHLTHFINILIEKE
- a CDS encoding response regulator; this translates as MGIKILLVDDNEELLKLYSIFLRRYDVLLAKNGREAVEIYKKESPNLVIMDIKMPVMDGIEATKLIKEFDSEAKIIGATAYHDKYVEEMVSAGALEVLKKPFKYRDLLNIIEKYT
- a CDS encoding amidohydrolase, with the protein product MLLYNVRVFDNEDAEYVLIRKGRIEKVGKGNLPDAARKINLHDSWLLPGFCDSHTHLSNIALMHSELDLTNLSRDAVLSLVARSCNRRIVLGRGWDESFWRNKKYLERDELDNACPGRPVVLIREDGHLASINTMAERQFGVESEGGIVREGQLEKLLRKLDIGKTLDFDYAQDYALSKGVTCVHDFADGDTLRRYMAMHAEGRLKIRIYANFYESSYRYLRSLGIKSGFGDEYLRIGAFKLFADGSIGAKTAATRYVDGEEVKPMLSVRKLKKFVEDANRNGIRIFTHAIGNYAIENVIRAYGGEKMNRIEHFELAYEDFISTLPEEVSMQPNFLKWAKKGGLYEKMLGEQWLKINNPYRIILNYGKTLLFGSDCMPMDPLFGIRLAVESEYDAQKIGLKDAVIAYTRGSRYFGPQFGEIREGYVADLVVLDGEFDKMREMRIKMTLVGGRVMYTSQ
- the glmM gene encoding phosphoglucosamine mutase, coding for MRLFGTNGIRGRVGEDFTPEFLTKIGLAIGSYLPRSANVILGTDTRISGDMVKFAVISGLLASGVNVVDIEIAPTPAIQLYTREHGDFGIAITASHNPPEFNGVKCIAGDGTELPREEEERIEKIFFSEKFRIVNWEDVGDYTKGGNAREEYIRSILQRIDVESIKNKNFKVVLDCANGASCFTSPYLLETLGCKVITLNCQPDGRFPGHESEPKPENLRNLVSMVKATGADLGIAHDGDADRAIFVDDRGRYLYGDKTLTLVAEYVVRNKSGIVVTPVSSSLSLEEVVKKHGSRVLYTKVGAPIVARKMIEVKAIFGGEENGGLIFPEHLVARDGAMALAKVLEILAKSGKKLSQLIDSLPQYYQKKISVRCANEKKERALDILKEKLKGERINTIDGVKIMGESWWVLIRPSGTEPIYRIYAEAKSEEELNTIVERYKKILEDAVREA